The window gacatattcgtgtgttccaagttcttttccatcaagatagttctgcaaacttcggaatagacgATAATCAGATGGTGAAGGTCTGGAGAATAacgaggatgtggaagtttttcccagtctagatcttcaatctttacaaatgtgatccttgctgtatggggccgtgcgttatcctggtgtaacacaacatcctTACGATTGATTAAAAcaagcctcttttctttcagtgaaacattcaagcgctctaacggttgacaatagaagtctggtGTAATCGTTGCAATGAGTGGCAGTACCTCAAAGTaaatcacatcaacaatatcccaccaaactcTTAACAAGACTTTCTGAGGGTGGAGGTCTATTTTGGActatgctttagccagtttacttgcactgagATATTGCCTTCGgagcttaacatttttataatatatctgttttcatctccagttactaaTCTGTCCTAAAAAGGTGAGTTACTTTCacgagaatgcagagaagtgTAAATGCCTACTCTTGCTCTAAGACTAGCTGGCTTCTGTTAGATCATGGTGGACCCATTTTCgaagttttgacatctttccaagctgttgaatgggttgaattaagtttctcTGCTAGTTCTTTAACCgatacagcacaatcttcatcaagcgcagccagcagcaagtcatcattaaactcaacaggaccacctgaacgtggcacatcacttaagctgtagtcactgAGCTTTtcaaaccaccttcgacattttctttcattgagaaactacgcaccataaacaccttgaatgtttcatgtagtttcttcTGTACTATtcccttttttaaactcataaagctttttatgcctaatgtgctcctcggtcacattcatcttcataagggcttatttgattaataatctgaaacagCGAATTTTGgttagtttcatttatttgtctgaacatttttatacacgtcctactatatattttagtcattaaatctttctacaaagacagaaatgatgatccactttctgtattaaattttcgcacattacttatgggatgaccagGTAGCTGGAAATTAAATTTATGAAtcttaaaatataactaaacatttattaagaaCTGTTGTCAGGAGAAAATAAATTTCTGGAATTTTTTCTTGCTGCTAGGGGGCTTATTTTTCTCCTTTCAGCGCGCCCTTTTGGTCAAAGGTGGCACAAAGTTCTGTATAAAAACAGATCTATCTTCCTTACAATCAGAAGTTCAAAATACCAAAAGGATAAAGTTCAAAATTCAGAAGGTTCAAGCTGAAAGCTAGACAGCACGTAAGTGAATATATATTATGACtgtcataattttttttcaggaatattatactattacattatatttaaaacaaaacaacaacgtttttCTGGGGGAACAGTGATAGATCTATCATTGTGCTATAAAACCTGACGAGGACCGAAGAAAGTAGTTGCTCCTCTACGTAGTGCTATTCATAGcagtcgtttttaaatataaacctagTTCTTGTTGTTAGGTTATATACTATTACCTTGGTGTAATTACAATGACATTTCTGTTAAGTTAAAGCTGAAAGTAAAATGATGGAATAAAGAATGGTAACATTGAAGAATCTCGCAcattcccagtggcacagcgataagttTGTACGAATAAAACGCTAGTATCCTAGATTTTACGTTCTCATAAGAGCCTGGTTAGCAGAacaaagatagtccattgtgcagctttgagcttaaggagaaagcaaacaaaaacatcaaGAACTGTAGTACAGCCGAAAGTCTAATGAACTTTATTCACCGTTATTCATGATTACGAAgttgttatgtttgttatttcagtTCCAATCGAAATTGATATCtgtttttacaagaaaatattttgtttggtttgttttgaattttgcgcagagctacaggagggctatctgcgctagccgtcactaattcagcagtgtaagactagagggaaggcagctagtcatcatgagattcaaacccgcgggttacgagtcgagtgccttaaccacctggccatgccaggccaacaaggAAAGAAGAAATTACTGCATCATAAATTGGCAACGAGCTTgatatgtaaatatctaatttattatttggtttaaCAAATTTTTGTTCATATGTAGGCTAATACTTAGTGTTCAGATTAAAGGATCCAAGGTTCGTGACGTGAGGGCGCTAATACTTTAGAGGAAAGccgtaaatattaaattgtatttcgGATGTTGAAGCAATAACTTGACACTGACAAAATAACACGCATTATaatcatgtatttattattatcagttaTAATAAGAAAGAATGTATTTTCTAATTCATTACAGTTACAATAATCTCTTATGTTAATTatgaaataagataaataaaaattgggaATTTGAAAACTTTCAAACAGGAATCGTAAATAAAATTGAACAATGTGAaaagtttcatgaaatattttatggtgAAACACGTCGAACATAAAATACGTGcattacaaaacataatattgATATTAGGATCCATGCGTCATGTTTGTcacagtatatttttatttaaaaatcaatagttatatttaaacaaaataaaaaattacaacgCATTTTCCGCGAGACGTAATGTACTCGAGAAGACATATGCCCAAGAACATAATATAGGtattaatattactgtttcaCCAGCCCATCACGTGGTACTATCAAGATCATAcgttttaactacaaataaagtaataataatgatatatagaATATTCATATCATTAACACTAGTTTGACAGTCTTTTGTACGATGTAcatatttgtttcataatgttGTACTTACTTTTTTACGCGTATTTTTGGAATAGCGAAAATACAAAGCAAAttgaattaattttctaaaaacgTCTACAGTTATGAATACAGACGTAAGTgtttaagtaattaataaatatcataaaaatgggagagttcaaaattattttactgttcattgattgaaatattaaatcttattaactgaaatatatacataagaaATGTTATAACAGATAATACTAATCTTAGCTTGGTGTTCATATGTTGAAAATTCGTCTAAACTGATTTGTATTCATCCTGACTGTTTCTGTCGGTAGTTTTTACAAACTACAGGCGGTCAGACGTAAGTAAATCTGGCTATAACtaatatattctaaataaattacagatattAATCTTGACTTTTAGATAGTAATAAGTCATAAATTCTTCTAATACACTAGAATCTAAAGAAGAAAGATGTCCAATACTTCTAAAGCTCTAGGATATGAAAGTGTAGACGCGTTTATGAAAGAATGCCTAAGAGAAAAACCACCCGAAGAAGTTAAAAAGTTCTACGCAAACTGGGCTTCCAACTATGACGAGGTAGGTATAACATATCTCATTTTATCTGCTACAaggtaagtataaaaaatctAGCTTCAACTAACTACTGTAGATATAACAAGACTAGCTTCACTGGCTCTAAGATGAGCATAACAAATTCAATTTCACATCCTCTATGGCAGGTATAACAAATCCAGCTTTATATTCTAATGTAGATGTAATGAATCTAGCTCCACCTGCTCTGTGTTTGGTATAACAAATCCAGCTTTATATTCTAATGTTGATGTAATGAATCTAGCTCCACCTGCTCTGTGTTTGGTATAACAAATCCAGCTTTATATTCTAATGTTGATGTAATGAATCTAGCTTCACCTGCTCTGTGTTTAGTATAACAAATCCAGCTTCGCTAACTATTAGTTAAGTATTACAAATTCAACTCCATCTGCTCAAAATTAAGTATAACAAATTTGACTTTACTTCCTCCAAGGTAGGTATAACAAATCCAGCTTCATGTGCTGTAACTCAGGTATGACAAATCCAACTTCGCCAGCTCTATGGTAGGTATAACAAATTCAATTTCACCTGCACTGTTACAAGTTATTTGACAATATAAAACCTAAGTTGAACAATTTTCTCAGTGCTACCACTCTTTTGTGCTGATatctcgtgtgtgtgtgttttaaaataacataaattttcaaaccaatttataatttctaaaatgttaaaatataaccataaacgttttatattttcagttacttttaatGATCATTGAATAAATAGTACTGGTAACACATTTAGTTAAGTCATAATAAATTCTAATGTATAGGATGTAAATGTTTTCTAGGGttaacattttatagtttttgttgttttttgtatcgGACATATAGTCTTCTAACACCTATTGTGCCACAACATTCCTGCAACCGTCCTTTTCTACTGTCAAATTGTTAGATCACGTTTCATCAACAGGTAGACATATTGTAGATACAGGTTACACAAACGTTATCATTAATAGAACGCACTACAAGTTTAGATCACGTTTCATCAACAGGTAGACATATTGTAGATACAGGTTACACAAACGTTATCATTAATAGAACGCACTACAAGTTTAGATCACGTTTCATCAACAGGTAGACATATTGTAGATACAGATTACACAAACGTTATCATTAATAGAACGCACTACAAGTTTAGAACAGGTTTCTTCAACAAGGCTGTAGTATAAAAGCAGAAGAAATGAAGTAGGTTAAGTCTGAGAACTTTAGCTATCTGAACATCTGTTGAGTAATATGAGTAATTACATACAGCACTTTTTCCATCATTCAGAAGGCCAAAAAGGAAGCATTCCAGGGATACtacagtgtaaaattatttactaCACTTTGGTGAATCAAAAAATGTTGATTAACTAAGGCAATATTAGACAGCAACTGTTGAATTAGAAACTGAACTGAACAAAGCTTCATACGATCTCGACATTTAAATGAAACACTTTAGATTTAGTAAGACAAACATTCACAGGTGTGAGTGCGTGAGATAATAAGGTGATTAGATCatactaatgatatataaactaaaatataaaaaaatacgaGACTTGTATCCATGTATTCAGTAATACTTCCTGAATGCAAGTCAGTCTATTGAATACATGACACTGCTCTTTCTGTAAGTGATTATATTATCACGTAAAATCACCAGAGACATCTAACTTAGTAAATAATAACTACCACATCTAGAAACGCACAGTATGTcatgtcaatattttaaaataaaaagaaaatttgttttggaatttcgcacaaagctactcgagagctatctgtgctagccgtccctaatttattagtgtatgactagagtgaaggcagcttgtcatcaccacccaccgccaacttttgggctactcttttaccaacgaatagtgggattgaccgtcatattataatgcccccacggctgggagggcgaacatgtttggcgcgacgcgggcgcgaacccgcgaccctcggattacgagtcgcacgccttacgcgcttggccatgaaataaaaagaaaataattaatttagggAAACGTGTATATATTTCAGAGgtaacaaaataatactttaaattctctataaataaatatatctagcAGTAACTAAAACAGTCATTTTCTTGCAATACTCCTGAACGGGCAAgtatattacagatttatttttcctCTTAAAAAAggtaacattcaaaataaatctGTGATGTAGAGGCCTACTACGTATTTTGGTTCGAAGTACCCTCAGTTGTGGATTCCAGTTTCGCCTATTCAAGGCCAATCAGGACAGCTTTAGTCTGCTAACTGTATTTCTTCACAATATTTGTAGGGTTTTTGAGtcatttaataacaatttttattttcattatgagatttcaatatatattattttcacagTTGTCcccacaaaacaaaaattaattacgtttAACATATGCCCCCGTAATCTCACCAGTAAGACTGAAGACTTATAACACGAATACTCGAGTTTTGATACTCATAATGGTTACAACACAGAGTATCTTTGAGTCCAAGAGcaaacaaatgtaaatatgaaaCCACATTTAATGTATCATATCCTAAAATGCGcataaatgaacattttattcagtttaatatagtttgaaaaaaaaactgtaatttgttaataaactgtaataaactgaAAAAGTAATTTGTATGATGTCAGATTAAATCGTAAAATAGCCGGGTTTTAGAGTATGATTACGTTGACTTGTTTAAAATAgagaaagtgtttttttgctaTATGTGCTCGATTTTTCCGTaaagaaaactaaagaaaaacactttGATTAAAGGAAAAAAATGCACCCTTACATGTGACTCCGGGTATTTTGGGTAAGACAGTTGCTAAATTATTCATTGTAATTCTCCtcaaatatttaagaaaacattttgtcgtctttatatttaataaatattatatctttcCAATATTAGTAGCATCATTATCATCACAGATAAGCAAGGAAGAAACATTAATATAAGGAACATGAATGGGAAGCCTTAAAACTGTCTACCAAATCGTGTGTTTTTCTCTCTATTTTGATGTTTCAATTGTTATCGTTTATAATTTTATAGGACGTGAAAGAAGTTGATTACAACGGACCCAAATTATTTGTGAAATCATTTGCAAACCTGAATATACCAAGAAATGTCGAAATCATAGATATAGCAGCTGGAACCGGAGCTCTCggagaaaaggtaaaataattagcTACCATcttgaaatgtttaattatgaaGTTTTTAGTTCCATATTGTTTTTAACGAAGAGAATAAATACtgcagtaaaatgtaatattcaGTTCAGATACTTGTAACAAGTTTTCTTAAATTCACTAGCTTATAGAATATTTGATGATTTGTCTCCAAAAATTAGAAAGGAATGTACACCCATTAATACCGAAGAACAgacgtttttataataaaagtttttggatctatatttatatttatgtaataacgatgcactcaatttttttttttacaactatgTTCATACACCGTGAATGATGTTACAATTAAATGTGCCATTTTCATTAGCAATGTTTGAAGACCATTTGTTACTTTTATGGGTACTTTCGAGGAATAATCTGTATCATATCCGTTCATTAACAACAGGAGAAAGGTCTTTAAGGTTGATGTGGAATTCGCCTACAAGAGAGGACCAACATATAAATAATTCTAATGCCACTTATTTCTACTGGAGCGAAAATATTGTATGGTGTATTTGTAGTTATGAAGTTGTGTATTTCCACACCCACTTCACATCCATTTTTGTGTCTATGCCACTTCTTTTCTATACTATACATCAAATTCCGTGTTGGTATAATTGTGTATTTTTCCTTAGTTTACAGCAATGTTTCTTTACTTCGCATTCTTTTTTATATTAGAGTCGTTTAAAAAAACTTCAAacttcagtgttttttttattattataattcttttaacaagtgttcaAGATGACACTTCTTATTTATGACACAGACCATTTTACATGAACTTTAATTGATGCTGAAGTTTTAATAACTGTCTTTTGTTAAAACCCGCAGTTTTAAACCATTTATTTAGACGTAAAAATGCCCAAGACAAGAATtataactagtttgtttgtttttgtttttaaatttcgcgcaaagctacacgagggttatctgcgctagccgttcctaatttagcagtgtaagactaaagggaaggcagctagtcatcaccacccaccgccaactcttgggctactcttttatcaacgaattgtggaactgaccgcaacattataaagcccccagaggtgaaaggacgagcatgtttggtgtgacacgaccctcagattacgagtcaagcgccttaatcacctggtcgtTTCGAGCTCACGCATTAGGATAGAATAAGTgatcactttatatatatatatatgtaaaaatggctcttttggattgagaaattttttacgtagaggagcgaacaacgtttcgaccttcttcggtcatcgtcaggttcaccgagccgtttttacgtatatatttttctctaaaagtgggttttctcgacatcactcaaGTGATCACTTTGATTGTCATGGTGAATTCAGAGACAGAACATCTTAATTAAAACGCAGTTAGACTGTTACACTTTGAAAGTCATCCCTTTCAATATTTAGCCACACATTATACAATTCATCCTGATAtgaacattatataattataataaacggACATTTAAAAAGTATATGTATATGAAGTTTTTAATAGGAAATAAAACTGTACAGAAATCATAATAAGtcttaatgaaaatttaattatttaagctAAATGAccaaaaaatctaaaaattacaTCTTAAAAAGTAAGTGTTGTCATTTGTTTTCCATCTGCAGTCCAAATTGAATTCTAGGCCTTCTTATAGCAAGAATCATAGTTTAGTTAGTGAATCGTCGTCGATACTTTTGCAAAGCAGTTTGAAGTGTTATGACAGTTTTCGTTCTGTTCCTATGGTAGAATTAATAAACATCTCATAATAGTTCTGTGTGACTGAGATCATGGAGAGTCAAGCGTATTCTGGATAATTGTTACTTATGATCGTAACATGCAGtgtgatacattgttttatcatgttaaaatacGTGTAAATTTTTTCTTTAGTAATCTATCTGTACAAATCAGAGCCCCATTCTTCATTAAGTCCAAATACGACAAAGCTGAATAGTCCTACCTCATGATAATATCTTCCTTCCACATTTCATTGTCAGGAAAGCACATTCACATCCAAAGCATTCTCCGTTTTGTAGATAAACGTCAGAAACGAATAATACGTATGTGAACTCGttgctttataatataaaaatccaTTTTTCATTGGCGCAGATTAAATACCACGATAGTCAACACTTCTATTCGCTTTGCGATTAATAATTTTTAGATAAACCTAGCGTGGTTGCTTTATCTTAGAAATAGCCTGAGATTCGAGGAACTAGCAAGTAGAATATGAAGTGTATGATGTTGTAATTAGTGGAATAAAAAAGGCAAGACAATTCATgaactttaaattaatataaaatgtgttattaacaAAGGAAACTTAATTAAATGCAGGCTGGCTGATATAAAAGTCGGAAGGCTATTGCTTCGCTGTGCCGATTTaagagaaaatataatatatttgaataaacgAAAATGAGAACATATTACCTGTAGATGTAAACTTATGgcagttattaataaataatatcgaTGATAAAGTATTGCAcgataatacataaaaaaatgagaaacataatgttGTAAACCTGTTTAAATATACCATACCCACGTTTATAGTCACTTAATAACACAAATGTTCGTATTAATTTAGTTATGTGCGATCtattgattttcattttattgtattacAGTTGAATGCAATGGGTTACAAGTATATCGATGCTCTAGATGGAACACCAGAGATGTTAGAAGTCGCACGAAGGAAAAATGTCTACAGAAATTTTTTTGAGTTCTACCTAGGGTGTGGTGACGAGCCACCAATCAAAGATGGTATGTTTTGTCGTgatataatttgttaaaataaaatgcgtagaagttatttgaaaaaaatagcGGGAAACTGCTGagtttaattatgttaaagtagtgtgaatcagtaaaaACACGAATGAACCTAAGCAAAAAGTCAGGTGAATTTAGAAAATGTTGACTTCACAAGTCGTGATTCAAGGATGATAAGAATATATTTGCAAAACTACCAagtcaataataatagtgaaTATTGTAAGAATTATGATAAAAGGAAAAACCTAGACATCCTTGGAAAATAAACCAAAGTCAAACTTGTCGATTCATATAACTACACAATATATGAAAAAGTAACGAAGATGGTATTCATTTTCTTGTGTTTGAAAGTGgtgatttcatttcatttttataatttaaacatttaagtatCATCAAAGTGTTCATCCACTCAAGTCAAAGTTAATATTCAACAGTATATTAATCCAGCATGCAAGTACTAGAAACCGcagaaaatcaaatatttgtaaaaaataagaaGTATCATTAAAATCCAAAACATAATGATACTAAAGTGACATTGTTTATGATCATTTCGACTTTTTAGACCAAATCTTTAATTGTAGATTTCAGTTCATCCGAGCGCATGGCAAAGTTTTGTCTTTATATGCTTACTGTGGTCGATagctttaattattaatttacatttatctcAGATTCTAGCTCGAAGGAAGAGGTGAGGTTACATCAGTTTCAAAGAACTTACGAAAATAGAATCTGGTTTGTAAGAGTCATAAAACTGAAGGCAATTAAGGAACTTTTTAGCTTAACAGTACCAAGTAACGAAAGTGAACCTGAAACAGGATATGAAAACTAAAATAGCTGTTGAATTTTAACTAAAAGAACCGAATTATACAGATATATAAACCTCTAAATATCGTACGTTTTAAACACCACCAAATAATCACTTATCAACAATTGTTTAAATATGAGAATGTCGTGGTTTCACGTGTATTGAGCAaactttaacagtgtaaaaatTATGTACGGATCAAAGTTAGGAATTTGGCACTTGTCTTTACAAAGTACAAATgtagaaattaaactaaaaactaattaacaggatgtttgttaacacttcTAGTAATACATATCACATATTCCTCCTTGAtaacaaacaatatgttaatgttatgtttattaaGAAGACACCAACCACACATACACTTGTTCACGTTCTTTCGATATATACTGATAAATTACAACCCTTACAGGTACTTATGACGTAGTTATATCGGCTGGAGCAATTGGACGAGGACATATTCCATACACTGCTTTCTATGATATTATTAAGATGGTAAAACAAGGTACGTGTTAATTCTCTTTTACACAAACCTAATCTAATGACATGATTTATCATTAtcctttatataatatttatcaacttttttaaatgttataataatttgataaacGCTCACGTAATTCTAATGTCTACATGAGAAACATGCAACTAGAAAGcattaacataaaatgtaattgttaTAGACTATAGAAGTAAGACATCTTAACAtatgaaaaatatgcaaattaaattgacacttatttaaattataaaattaaaaatataatcaacatTTGTGAAATGAATTATCTGTTCTTTTTCTGattactgttttgtttatctttatttatgaCTCCTTCTATCGTTTAGTTTATGATTGAATTTTAGTTATGCTAAAATGCTAACCTATCATCTAGCTGATAATTTGTACTTTGAGACTTACATTAGGTTCTCCTAGTGGTGACCTACAGATATCACtaattttgcataaaaatatgtaaattaccTACAGATATAATGCACAAGAGTATGTAACTTATGAACACATTATATGTAATCTCGTAATCTAAGCAATTAATAAAAACCCTGCACGGAGCTGCTATTTAACAAATTAGTTCATGAGATATGGTTAAAgcgtaatattttttaaatttttgctcGATGTTCTTaggaattttataatttaaatatgtaatataatttgtttgttttttgttaaatggcTCTCTTATTTTGATGTCTTCCTTTATTGAAATACTTAttaatcttgtttgtttactgtgtatGGGAACTTATCAACTTTGGATTTCAACAGTGTGTAAGTCACACTTTAGACTTCTGTTGTTGTCAAcgtaaatatcttgtttttcaaTCCCAGTTATGGCATCGAGTTACTTCAgactgttacatgtttaaatttcaaaataattttacttggTTGTAGGCCAATGTTAGACTACATGTCTGAGTAGCCTTCGTTTCACATCATCAGAAGTGAAAAACATGTAATCATGATAGAATCCTGATTTATTTAAACGTTTCCCTCCACTTTAtgtgaaagtgaatatttttattattattactatatatacaaatacacatgACAGCAATTTTGCACGGTCTGATATTTGTGGCTTGACAAGTAGGATACTTTGATACGTAATAagactttttattataaagttagtaaatttcttgtatatgttatttttatcatttcatatattaaattgtATTACATACACGTGTATGGTCTTATACacattttatactaaaaatacaaatttcttttactttttaagtagcaaaaatatatcttacatttattgaatgaaattaataactgatatatttaaataaaatatttagtaattacgAGGTGTACTAACACAGTCTAAAACAACATTCTATTCAAACTGTAACTGTAAAATCGTTTTCTCTATATATTTACTAGTGTTTCAATACTTTAAGCCCCTACCGTAACTGCTATTACTTCTTAGCTGGTTAACAAAAGTTCttcaaattgtttattatttgccCTATACTAGCTTGAGATATAGTGTTAAAACAATGATAACCAACATTTTCTTGCTAGGAGGATTAATTTGTTGGATTACAGATCTACCTGAAGAAAGTGCTA of the Tachypleus tridentatus isolate NWPU-2018 chromosome 13, ASM421037v1, whole genome shotgun sequence genome contains:
- the LOC143238757 gene encoding methyltransferase-like protein 27; this translates as MSNTSKALGYESVDAFMKECLREKPPEEVKKFYANWASNYDEDVKEVDYNGPKLFVKSFANLNIPRNVEIIDIAAGTGALGEKLNAMGYKYIDALDGTPEMLEVARRKNVYRNFFEFYLGCGDEPPIKDGTYDVVISAGAIGRGHIPYTAFYDIIKMVKQGGLICWITDLPEESAKETFKTVMADLTDNGKWKPLQDPIRHENFYRKEWAFFYVMQKS